Below is a genomic region from Anoxybacillus flavithermus.
GTTAACGCTTCGAGCACCCATTCCGCTGACGTTTCATTCACCCATAGCGCCATTTGTTCACCGACATAGCTACTGATCGTCCCGAAACCGTTTTGTTCATAAAAATAAATGATGTTTTGTAACGTATGATCTGTTGTTATATTTGTTTGTCTGTTCATATTGCGACGTGCGTCTTGGCAAGTTGACGCGTGCGACACGTCATGTTGCATCGTCGTTTGTTCATGTTGCGCGTTCGTTTCATCATTTTGTCTCTCTTCTTCACCGTTCATAACGTTCGCAAGCACATGATAATCAATGCGATACCATTTCGTTTTATCTAGTTTCGAGCGATACCTTGACACGACAATTCCTTTTTTCTCAAGCCGGACGATCGTGCGCCGAATCGTGCTTTCTGACCAAAACGGAAACTGTTTTTTCCATCCTTCGTATGTGTTATATACCCATGTATATCCATCGTACGTATGCGTGCTTTTTTCGAGCCAATAATGAAGCTGTTGTAAAAATATGCTTTCATTTAATCCAAGCTTTACCGCCACAGTCGGTAATACGAACAACGGATCATCATCGACTAACCATTTCATCTCCATCCCTCCTATATCCAACTATCGCTTGACGTGCGATCGTTGGTTAGGCGAAAAGAAAAAAGAGAATGCGATGCATTCCCTTTATGGTTCTGGTGTAAATGTACGTTGTGCAAGTTCGTTGTCGAGCATGAATAGCGAGTTGCTGTCGTTTTCGATGCGTTTGAGCTTTTGAATGAGCGTGTCAAATAGCGATTCCTCTTCCACTTGTTCGTCGATAAACCATTTCAAAAAGTTCATCGTCGCATGTTCACGCTCATCTAACGCTAAGTCAGATAGTTTGTAAATGCGGCGCGTCACTTCTTTTTCGTGAGCGAGCGCTTTTTCGAAGCAGTCGCGAACGGACGTAAATTCGTTGTTTGGCGAAGGAAAACCTGTCATAATCGCGCGTTCGCCAAGCGCGTTAATAAAGTTGTAAAACTTCATCGCATGGAATCGCTCTTCTTCCGCTTGCACTAAAAAGAAATTTGCGAAACCATCCAATCCTTCCGCTGAGCAATATGCCGCCATCGCCATATACGCATGTGCGGAATAAAATTCAAAATTCATTTGTTCATTCAGTCCGTTTAACAATTTTTCACTTAACATAAATCTCACTCCTCCTCCTCTCATTATAACAAAAAAAGGAGGAACGTGCCTCCTTTTACTCGTTTTGCGCTTTTTTCAACGTTTGAATCGCTTCTTTCTGTTGTTGTGTTTCTTTTCCTGAGAAAAACCAGCCGCCAGCTGCGATCGCTAAAAGAACGATCCAGAAAATCGCTTTCCATAACGCCGAATGGGCGAAATGTTCGGAAACGACTGCTAAGCTTGGATGTGCAAGCGTATATACGGCCAATTTCACCCCAACCCAACCGACGATTAAAAATG
It encodes:
- a CDS encoding replication protein, with product MKWLVDDDPLFVLPTVAVKLGLNESIFLQQLHYWLEKSTHTYDGYTWVYNTYEGWKKQFPFWSESTIRRTIVRLEKKGIVVSRYRSKLDKTKWYRIDYHVLANVMNGEEERQNDETNAQHEQTTMQHDVSHASTCQDARRNMNRQTNITTDHTLQNIIYFYEQNGFGTISSYVGEQMALWVNETSAEWVLEALTIALKNGVKTWKYAEGILRNWKKHGRIKKEKRAVRTEWIPEWLHIDYTQYERRTYNEAELEQKRRELEERLKKKRA
- a CDS encoding ferritin encodes the protein MLSEKLLNGLNEQMNFEFYSAHAYMAMAAYCSAEGLDGFANFFLVQAEEERFHAMKFYNFINALGERAIMTGFPSPNNEFTSVRDCFEKALAHEKEVTRRIYKLSDLALDEREHATMNFLKWFIDEQVEEESLFDTLIQKLKRIENDSNSLFMLDNELAQRTFTPEP